A single Candidatus Acetothermia bacterium DNA region contains:
- a CDS encoding Rrf2 family transcriptional regulator, whose amino-acid sequence MIISNRLGYGVRILYDLATTPNRYRSARELAEDYHVAEAFVRRILMDLRRAGVVAAQKGRTGGYVLGHDPQAIKLGQVVKALESETPALVYGRVRGGGYLMDQGCPTFPFWKNLEVRFVQELTQSTLAEVMELAGGQKARKQPKPRRTRRSRPSETGEQVPA is encoded by the coding sequence ATGATCATCAGCAATCGGCTGGGCTATGGAGTGCGGATTCTGTATGACCTCGCGACGACTCCGAACCGCTACCGCTCGGCGCGGGAGCTTGCGGAGGACTACCACGTGGCCGAGGCGTTCGTCCGCCGGATCCTCATGGACCTCCGGCGGGCGGGGGTGGTGGCCGCGCAGAAGGGCCGGACCGGAGGGTATGTGCTGGGCCACGATCCCCAGGCGATCAAGTTGGGGCAAGTGGTCAAGGCCCTGGAGTCGGAGACGCCGGCGCTGGTGTACGGGCGGGTGCGGGGCGGGGGGTACCTCATGGACCAGGGTTGCCCTACGTTCCCGTTTTGGAAGAACCTGGAGGTGCGGTTCGTCCAAGAGCTCACTCAGAGCACCCTTGCCGAGGTGATGGAGCTGGCGGGGGGTCAGAAGGCCAGAAAGCAGCCCAAGCCGCGGCGAACCCGACGATCACGTCCTTCAGAAACCGGGGAGCAGGTCCCGGCCTAA
- a CDS encoding diguanylate cyclase gives MPENANGNEELATLAAVGRVLTRALEPAELVGEALAELLPALGLDLGAVYLLQGEEFVLVAQRGLSPGFARAAARHPKDHPILGQVVRTGTPIATDDSTSPHAIREGIKHAVYFPLIAKGSPLGVLAMGHRSGRKLAPKELVLLEAAAAQLGLALGQAEAHREAMELLERHKLLVENELVGIYVIQDGRLAYVNAGFCRMSGYAKEELLGRDPLELVHPEDRERVRENLARRLRGDTALPSYRFRGLRKDGSTAHVEVFAQRIAYGGQPAVQGILHDITWEAEAERLRKSLLEVAGEILAAGDVGHILRRVAQAIVDHSPFQRAAVSLYDLTAEPPLAGPVVQVYSAGLTPAEERELLAQGGLSPQHRQAAFHERFRISCSYYIPHDEVPWEPTLGIPGRASQDGWHPDDFLLIPLRGKRGIIGHISVDDPTTPRAPTLGMLEPLEVFADLAAVAVERAAELEELRRHKEWLRGAFRIAQELTRYPTLNELVQGVLDILKRELRYEYGVVLLADGDGLLVAAADSSLPGRRFDVGHRFPLDQGIIGWVVEHREPALINDVAHDPRYVMGHPDVRSELAVPIQLGSELIGVLNIESTVRNRFRIEDQEFLSTVASLLAVAIDVLRTREELKQIAIHDPLTGLYNRRYLTEVIERELERSRRYGHPLTLLMLDLDHFRTVNNRFGHKRGDEVLREISDLLVKNVRSADMVFRYGGDEFMVLMPETGSRAEEVVSRLREAVREWSQSSGFDFEIGISVGMSVWRPEDGRRVEDVLEEADHRMYLDKGYRLGHPG, from the coding sequence ATGCCAGAGAACGCGAACGGGAACGAAGAATTGGCCACCCTAGCCGCTGTCGGTCGGGTGTTGACCCGTGCTCTAGAGCCCGCGGAGCTCGTCGGGGAGGCCCTGGCGGAGCTCCTTCCCGCCCTCGGGCTTGACCTCGGCGCGGTGTACCTCCTCCAGGGGGAGGAGTTCGTCCTGGTCGCCCAGCGCGGGCTTTCCCCCGGGTTCGCCCGGGCCGCGGCGCGCCACCCCAAGGACCACCCCATCCTTGGCCAGGTGGTCCGCACCGGGACCCCCATCGCCACCGACGATTCCACCTCGCCCCACGCCATCAGAGAGGGGATCAAGCACGCCGTGTATTTCCCCCTCATCGCCAAGGGGTCGCCGCTTGGGGTGCTGGCGATGGGGCATCGGTCCGGGCGCAAGCTCGCCCCGAAGGAGCTTGTGCTCCTCGAGGCGGCTGCGGCCCAGCTCGGGCTGGCGCTGGGCCAGGCCGAGGCCCACCGCGAGGCGATGGAGCTCCTCGAACGGCACAAGCTCCTCGTGGAGAACGAGCTCGTGGGGATCTACGTGATCCAGGACGGGCGTCTCGCCTACGTAAACGCGGGGTTCTGCCGGATGTCCGGGTACGCCAAGGAGGAGCTCCTCGGTCGGGACCCTCTGGAACTCGTGCACCCCGAGGATCGGGAGCGGGTCCGCGAGAACCTGGCCCGGCGGTTGCGCGGTGACACGGCTCTGCCCTCGTACCGGTTCCGCGGGCTGCGCAAGGACGGAAGCACCGCTCACGTGGAGGTCTTCGCCCAGCGCATCGCGTACGGGGGCCAGCCGGCCGTTCAGGGCATCCTCCACGACATCACCTGGGAGGCGGAGGCGGAGCGGCTGCGCAAGAGCCTCCTCGAGGTGGCCGGGGAGATCTTGGCGGCGGGGGACGTGGGCCACATCCTGCGCCGGGTCGCCCAGGCGATCGTGGATCACTCTCCGTTCCAGCGGGCGGCGGTGTCGTTGTACGACCTCACCGCCGAGCCCCCGCTCGCTGGGCCGGTGGTCCAGGTGTACTCCGCCGGCCTGACCCCGGCCGAGGAGCGGGAGCTCCTCGCCCAAGGGGGGCTCTCCCCGCAGCACCGCCAGGCCGCATTCCACGAGCGGTTCCGGATCAGTTGTTCCTACTACATCCCCCACGATGAGGTGCCGTGGGAGCCCACCCTGGGCATCCCCGGCCGGGCCAGCCAGGACGGTTGGCACCCCGACGATTTCCTGCTCATCCCCTTGCGAGGGAAGCGCGGGATCATCGGCCACATCTCCGTGGACGACCCCACCACCCCCCGCGCCCCGACCCTGGGGATGCTGGAGCCGCTGGAGGTGTTCGCGGACCTCGCGGCGGTGGCGGTGGAGCGGGCGGCGGAGTTAGAGGAACTCCGTCGTCATAAGGAATGGCTGCGCGGGGCGTTCCGGATCGCCCAGGAACTCACACGCTACCCGACCTTGAACGAGCTGGTGCAGGGGGTTCTGGACATCCTGAAGCGGGAGCTCCGTTATGAGTACGGCGTGGTGCTCCTCGCGGACGGGGATGGCCTTCTGGTCGCCGCCGCGGACAGCTCCCTCCCCGGCCGCCGGTTCGACGTAGGCCACCGGTTCCCCCTGGATCAGGGGATCATCGGGTGGGTGGTCGAGCACCGGGAGCCGGCCCTGATCAACGACGTGGCCCACGACCCCCGCTACGTGATGGGCCACCCGGACGTCCGTTCGGAGCTGGCCGTCCCCATCCAGCTTGGCTCCGAGCTCATCGGGGTCCTGAACATCGAGAGCACGGTGAGGAATCGGTTCCGCATCGAGGATCAGGAGTTCCTGAGTACGGTGGCGTCCCTGCTGGCGGTGGCCATCGACGTCCTGCGTACGCGGGAGGAGCTCAAGCAGATCGCCATCCACGATCCGCTCACCGGCCTCTACAACCGCCGGTACCTCACCGAAGTCATCGAGCGAGAGCTGGAGCGATCCCGACGCTACGGCCATCCGCTGACCCTCCTCATGCTGGACCTTGACCACTTCCGCACCGTGAACAACCGGTTCGGCCACAAGAGGGGAGACGAGGTCCTGCGCGAGATTTCCGACCTCCTCGTGAAGAACGTGCGCTCGGCGGACATGGTGTTCCGCTATGGTGGGGATGAGTTCATGGTGCTCATGCCGGAGACCGGCAGCCGGGCGGAGGAGGTGGTGTCCCGGCTGCGGGAGGCCGTCCGGGAGTGGAGCCAATCAAGCGGCTTTGACTTCGAGATCGGGATCTCGGTGGGGATGAGCGTGTGGCGGCCCGAGGACGGCCGGCGGGTGGAGGACGTGCTGGAGGAGGCCGACCACCGGATGTACCTGGACAAGGGGTACCGCCTCGGCCATCCGGGATAG